The Astatotilapia calliptera chromosome 17, fAstCal1.2, whole genome shotgun sequence genome has a segment encoding these proteins:
- the LOC113009239 gene encoding uncharacterized protein LOC113009239 yields the protein MFCHVTINPGSTHHFHPAMLKRSTLEKGKDIMPRTYRRKTSWGSTPLEEIERAASEVKGGKSIRSVAKERQIDRSTLRRYIKKRDTQEVKSVGYSGTASAKRVFSEEVEKELAEHIKKLAEQFHGISPKKCRELALELAGRNNIPTPSNWTEKGLAGKEWFKNFLARHHLSCRMPEATSLGRATAFNKTTVGEFFDNLAKVIDRYKFPPNMIFNVDETGVTTVQTPKQVVAEKGKKQVGSITSAERGELVTVVCAVNATGNAVPPMFIFPRVRYKDHFIAGAPPGSIGTTTRSGWISEDVFVVFLEHLVQQTKCSPDLPLLLIMDNHEAHISLKALDIAKTSGIVMLTIPPHTSHRLQPLDKCVYGPFKTYYNRALDGWMRSNPGKTASIYQIAGCVNDAFMSAMTPRNISSGFRATGIFPYNRDIFSDAEFEPSMVSDRPNLEQQPAAEGVAPVVSASLSAELPSPDPVHACGSRSDPNHARYVSPTDILPLPKSQQPRKQTNRKRVKTRILTDTPEKQAIERAHEEKTNKLKGKKEIIHKKQGMWKRKQTQTKIAVESSSEESDVPIPFEDTSEYESSSDERSEPDVSDLVVGDFVIVRFASKSRSHHYIGLVDSFADNEVSARFLRRIRGITSSKKPTFVFKENDEASFPRKDVLKKLPQPQQAGGTARREQQFIFPCNLDHWNIE from the exons atgttttgtcATGTGACCATAAATCCAGGAAGCACTCATCATTTCCATCCTGCTATGTTAAAGAGGAGCACATTGGAGAAGGG AAAAGATATCATGCCAAGGACCTACAGACGGAAGAccagctggggctcaacaccCCTGGAGGAGATTGAAAGGGCAGCAAGTGAAGTCAAGGGAGGAAAGTCCATAAGATCAGTGGCTAAAGAAAGACAAATTGACAGGTCAACACTCAGGAGATATATTAAAAAGAGGGACACACAGGAGGTCAAATCGGTTGGCTATAGTGGAACAGCTTCAGCAAAGAGAGTCTTCTCTgaggaggtggagaaggagCTAGCAGAGCATATCAAGAAGCTTGCAGAGCAGTTCCATGGCATTTCCCCAAAGAAATGCCGTGAACTGGCATTAGAATTGGCAGGCAGAAACAACATTCCTACTCCCAGCAACTGGACAGAGAAAGGTTTAGCCG GTAAAGAATGGTTCAAGAATTTTTTGGCACGCCACCATCTCTCTTGCCGTATGCCTGAGGCAACATCTTTGGGAAGAGCTACAGCCTTCAATAAGACTACAGTTGGGGAGTTCTTTGACAATCTGGCTAAAGTGATCGACAG GTATAAATTCCCCCCAAACATGATTTTTAATGTTGACGAAACAGGTGTAACAACAGTACAGACACCAAAGCAGGTAGtggcagaaaaaggaaaaaaacaagtggGCTCCATCACATCTGCTGAAAGAGGCGAACTGGTGACTGTAGTCTGTGCtgtcaatgcgactggtaacgCAGTCCCTCCGATGTTTATCTTCCCAAGGGTTAGATACAAAGACCACTTCATTGCAGGAGCACCTCCAGGATCAATTGGTACCACTACAAGATCAGGCTGGATCAGTGAAGATGTCTTTGTTGTGTTCCTTGAACATCTGGTTCAGCAGACCAAGTGCTCCCCTGACCTGCCACTGCTGCTAATCATGGATAACCATGAAGCCCACATTTCACTGAAGGCTTTGGACATAGCAAAAACAAGTGGTATTGTAATGCTCACAATTCCACCCCACACTTCCCATCGCCTTCAGCCTCTGGATAAGTGTGTGTATGGTCCATTTAAAACCTATTACAACAGAGCTCTTGATGGCTGGATGAGGTCCAACCCAGGCAAAACTGCCAGCATATACCAAATTGCTGGTTGTGTGAATGATGCTTTCATGTCAGCAATGACACCACGAAATATCTCCTCGGGATTTAGAGCCACTGGGATTTTCCCTTACAACAGAGATATCTTCTCTGATGCAGAGTTTGAGCCATCCATGGTGTCAGACAGGCCCAACCTGGAGCAGCAGCCTGCCGCTGAAGGTGTTGCACCTGTGGTTTCAGCCTCTCTTTCTGCTGAGCTACCTTCACCAGACCCTGTACATGCATGTGGTTCACGAAGTGACCCCAACCATGCTCGATATGTGTCTCCCACTGATATTCTACCCTTACCCAAAAGTCAGCAgcccaggaaacaaacaaatcGAAAGCGTGTGAAGACACGAATCCTGACTGATACACCTGAAAAGCAGGCAATTGAGAGAGCCCATgaagaaaagacaaataaactgaaaggcaaaaaagaaataatccaCAAAAAGCAAGGAATGTGGAAGAGGAAACAAACCCAGACAAAAATTGCAGTGGAAAGCAGCTCTGAGGAGAGTGATGTTCCCATCCCATTTGAAGACACTTCTGAGTATGAGAGTTCCAGCGATGAAAGAAGTGAACCAGATGTCTCAGACCTGGTAGTTGGTGACTTTGTCATCGTAAGATTTGCATCCAAATCCAGGAGCCACCATTACATTGGCCTGGTTGACAGCTTTGCAGACAACGAAGTGAGTGCCAGATTTCTCAGAAGAATCCGAGGGATCACTAGCAGTAAGAAACCCACGTTTGTGTTCAAGGAAAATGATGAGGCATCTTTCCCACGCAAGGATGTGCTGAAGAAGCTACCTCAACCTCAACAGGCTGGAGGAACTGCAAGGAGGGAGCAACAGTTCATATTCCCCTGCAACCTTGATCATTGGAATATTGAATAG